One window of Nicotiana tomentosiformis chromosome 11, ASM39032v3, whole genome shotgun sequence genomic DNA carries:
- the LOC138901998 gene encoding uncharacterized protein, which yields MNGVMRFGKKGKLSPRYIKPFEILERIGEVAYKLAVPPSLAVVHSVFHVSMLRKYHGDPSHVLDFSSVQMDKDLSYVKELVDILDTQFRKLRSKSIVSVKV from the coding sequence atgaatggtgttatgaggttcgggaagaaaggcaagttgagccctaggtatatcaaaccttttgagattcttgagaggattggtgaggtggcctacaagcttgcagtgccacctagtctagctgtagTTCattcagtattccatgtttctatgctccgaaagtatcacggtgatccgtcccatgtgttagatttcagctctgtccaaatggacaaggatttgtcttatgttaagGAGTTAGTGGACATTTTGGACACGCAGTTCCGAAAGTTAAGGTCGAAGAGCATTGTTTCAGTAAAGGTTTAG